In Tenebrio molitor chromosome 8, icTenMoli1.1, whole genome shotgun sequence, a genomic segment contains:
- the Moca-cyp gene encoding peptidyl-prolyl cis-trans isomerase G isoform X3, with amino-acid sequence MTNPFCFRWQIEEKTRTGLSFSLRLFHLSWPSLIISCHVLCYSTTQPAPHLDNVHVVFGRVVGGVDVVRQIESLPVDANSRPLQDAKIVKCGELVRQVKVKKDKKKKKEENENEEESSGDEKKKKKHKKDKKKEKKDKRHKEKADADSEEEGELKDLHPLATVTDINPEDIPDVPFNKFLMRGPQEKEKDKKFKKRKDDFRSGGVRERNRRDWDNHGFRRDRPITTKSGRMIKGRGKFRYRTPSRSRSRSGTPLHWRKEESRVIKLSEFEKLEAERKKREERRKLEKASKEENRQENEVTDNAPEKQDKEVDYNALDYEENQSEEDEAVKKQVPSLVQYPLPGSFNPNKEQATSELNAPHPDEMINNAKSEVMAMALGVQVKTGEESPPRDGPISGFDKKNKQNEIIQNNDHHTTNLMKLAGQSNNIAKNRNLSEASKKDAEVRTGRNKFETEKPDNHNDENRASYKNGGYREPNRRRVERRPFDERRPVRRQFGRRERGRYVPYPSRERKYRRSPRRSRSKHRQRSRSRRHSRTRRSPSKERPRNRSKSVTDDEKKAKKQPESDKEEKKVDDTEEKYKKLLILRKQMELLEMKKKKEVEQKLLEEKHRKAKEEADMLEKAKKAKREAIEKEKLLKTYKVLQELDKNSSSKSKRARSYSSGSSSSYSDSSSDSSARKSKKRGRSRSRSRRKGKRRSSSSSSGRSKRRGYTPKKKR; translated from the exons ATGACCAACCCCTTCTGCTTTCGATGGCAAATAGAGGAAAAGACACGAACGGGTCTCAGTTTTTCAT TACGTCTGTTCCATCTATCCTGGCCTTCGCTGATCATATCTTGTCATGTTTTGTGTTATAGTACTACACAACCGGCCCCTCATCTCGACAA TGTACATGTTGTCTTTGGACGTGTTGTCGGAGGAGTTGATGTCGTTCGTCAGATCGAATCGTTGCCAGTCGATGCGAACAGTCGTCCTTTGCAGGATGCCAAGATTGTGAAATGCGGAGAACTGGTGAGACAAGTGAAAG TTAAGAAAgataaaaagaagaagaaggaaGAAAACGAGAACGAGGAGGAATCGTCGGGTgacgaaaagaaaaagaaaaaacacaaGAAGGACaagaagaaggaaaagaaGGATAAAAGGCATAAAGA GAAAGCTGATGCGGATTCTGAGGAAGAAGGTGAGTTGAAGGATCTTCATCCGTTGGCGACAGTGACGGATATAAATCCGGAAGACATCCCAGACGTACCGTTTAATAAGTTTCTGATGAGAGGACCTCAGGAAAAAGAAAAGGATAAGAAGTTTAAGAAAAGGAAAG ATGATTTTAGAAGCGGGGGTGTGCGAGAGAGAAATCGAAGAGATTGGGACAACCACGGTTTCAGAAGAGATCGACCGATAACAACCAAAAGTGGAAGAATGATCAAGGGAAGAGGGAAATTC aGATACAGAACGCCTTCGAGAAGCAGATCGAGGAGCGGAACTCCTTTGCATTGGAGGAAAGAAGAGTCGCGCGTCATAAAACTgtccgaatttgaaaaactAGAAGCCGAACGTAAAAAACGTGAAGAACGGAGGAAATTGGAAAAAGCGAGCAAAGAGGAGAATCGGCAAGAAAACGAAGTGACGGATAACGCGCCGGAAAAGCAGGACAAGGAAGTAGACTATAACGCTTTGGACTACGAGGAGAACCAGTCGGAAGAAGACGAAGCAGTAAAGAAACAAGTGCCGAGCTTGGTTCAGTATCCACTTCCGGGAAGTTTTAATCCCAACAAAGAACAAGCGACGAGCGAGCTGAACGCGCCCCACCCAGACGAGATGATAAACAACGCGAAAAGCGAGGTGATGGCGATGGCGTTGGGCGTGCAGGTGAAGACCGGGGAGGAGTCGCCGCCGCGAGATGGTCCCATCAGCGGTTTCGACaagaaaaacaaacagaaCGAG ATCATCCAGAACAACGACCACCACACCACGAACCTGATGAAGTTGGCGGGTCAGTCGAATAACATCGCGAAGAACCGCAACTTGTCAGAAGCCAGTAAGAAAGACGCAGAGGTGCGCACAGGACGTAACAAATTCGAAACGGAGAAACCGGATAATCACAACGACGAGAACAGAGCGTCGTACAAAAACGGCGGATACCGCGAACCCAACAGACGAAGAGTCGAAAGAAGACCGTTCGACGAGCGACGACCCGTCCGGAGGCAGTTCGGAAGACGCGAAAGAGGCCGATACGTTCCCTATCCGTCCAGAGAACGCAAGTACAGAAGATCGCCTCGGAGGTCGAGGTCGAAGCACAGACAGAGGTCGCGGTCGCGCAGACATTCGCGCACCAGAAGATCCCCCAGCAAGGAGAGACCGAGGAACAGATCGAAATCGGTCACCGACGACGAGAAGAAAGCGAAGAAGCAACCGGAAAGCgacaaagaagaaaagaagGTCGATGACACGGAAGAGAAGTACAAAAAGCTTTTGATATTGCGCAAGCAGATGGAGCTGTTGGagatgaagaagaaaaaggAAGTGGAACAG aAATTGCTGGAGGAGAAGCACAGGAAGGCGAAGGAGGAGGCCGACATGTTGGAAAAGGCGAAGAAGGCGAAGAGGGAGGCGATAGAAAAGGAGAAGCTGCTGAAGACGTACAAAGTGCTGCAGGAACTGGACAAGAACAGTTCCAGCAAGTCGAAGCGGGCGCGGAGTTACAGCTCCGGCAGTTCGAGCAGTTACAGCGACAGTTCGAGTGATTCGTCGGCGAG GAAGTCGAAAAAGCGCGGGAGATCTCGATCCAGGTCGAGGAGGAAGGGGAAAAGGCGGAGCAGCTCCAGCAGCAGCGGTAGGTCCAAACGCAGAGGCTATACACCTAAGAAGAAAAGATAA
- the Moca-cyp gene encoding peptidyl-prolyl cis-trans isomerase G isoform X1, with amino-acid sequence MEEQPKERIRCFFDVSIGGLQSGRIVFELFTDIVPKTCENFRCLCTGEKGPGLNTKKALHFKGVVFHRVVKDFIIQGGDFSNGNGTGGESIYGGTFEDENFDLKHDQPLLLSMANRGKDTNGSQFFITTQPAPHLDNVHVVFGRVVGGVDVVRQIESLPVDANSRPLQDAKIVKCGELVRQVKVKKDKKKKKEENENEEESSGDEKKKKKHKKDKKKEKKDKRHKEKADADSEEEGELKDLHPLATVTDINPEDIPDVPFNKFLMRGPQEKEKDKKFKKRKDDFRSGGVRERNRRDWDNHGFRRDRPITTKSGRMIKGRGKFRYRTPSRSRSRSGTPLHWRKEESRVIKLSEFEKLEAERKKREERRKLEKASKEENRQENEVTDNAPEKQDKEVDYNALDYEENQSEEDEAVKKQVPSLVQYPLPGSFNPNKEQATSELNAPHPDEMINNAKSEVMAMALGVQVKTGEESPPRDGPISGFDKKNKQNEIIQNNDHHTTNLMKLAGQSNNIAKNRNLSEASKKDAEVRTGRNKFETEKPDNHNDENRASYKNGGYREPNRRRVERRPFDERRPVRRQFGRRERGRYVPYPSRERKYRRSPRRSRSKHRQRSRSRRHSRTRRSPSKERPRNRSKSVTDDEKKAKKQPESDKEEKKVDDTEEKYKKLLILRKQMELLEMKKKKEVEQKLLEEKHRKAKEEADMLEKAKKAKREAIEKEKLLKTYKVLQELDKNSSSKSKRARSYSSGSSSSYSDSSSDSSARKSKKRGRSRSRSRRKGKRRSSSSSSGRSKRRGYTPKKKR; translated from the exons ATGGAGGAACAACCGAAGGAAAGGATTAGGTGTTTTTTTGACGTGTCAATAGGAGGTTTACAATCAGGAAGGATTGTATTCGAACTCTTCACAGATATCGTACCAAAAACGTGTGAGAATTTTAGATGCCTTTGTACAGGTGAAAAGGGGCCAGGGCTGAATACGAAAAAGGCGTTGCATTTTAAG GGAGTAGTTTTCCACCGAGTGGTGAAGgattttattatacagggtggcgACTTTTCTAATGGAAATGGGACAGGTGGAGAGAGCATTTATGGAGGAACTTTTGAAG atgaaaattttgatttgaaacATGACCAACCCCTTCTGCTTTCGATGGCAAATAGAGGAAAAGACACGAACGGGTCTCAGTTTTTCAT TACTACACAACCGGCCCCTCATCTCGACAA TGTACATGTTGTCTTTGGACGTGTTGTCGGAGGAGTTGATGTCGTTCGTCAGATCGAATCGTTGCCAGTCGATGCGAACAGTCGTCCTTTGCAGGATGCCAAGATTGTGAAATGCGGAGAACTGGTGAGACAAGTGAAAG TTAAGAAAgataaaaagaagaagaaggaaGAAAACGAGAACGAGGAGGAATCGTCGGGTgacgaaaagaaaaagaaaaaacacaaGAAGGACaagaagaaggaaaagaaGGATAAAAGGCATAAAGA GAAAGCTGATGCGGATTCTGAGGAAGAAGGTGAGTTGAAGGATCTTCATCCGTTGGCGACAGTGACGGATATAAATCCGGAAGACATCCCAGACGTACCGTTTAATAAGTTTCTGATGAGAGGACCTCAGGAAAAAGAAAAGGATAAGAAGTTTAAGAAAAGGAAAG ATGATTTTAGAAGCGGGGGTGTGCGAGAGAGAAATCGAAGAGATTGGGACAACCACGGTTTCAGAAGAGATCGACCGATAACAACCAAAAGTGGAAGAATGATCAAGGGAAGAGGGAAATTC aGATACAGAACGCCTTCGAGAAGCAGATCGAGGAGCGGAACTCCTTTGCATTGGAGGAAAGAAGAGTCGCGCGTCATAAAACTgtccgaatttgaaaaactAGAAGCCGAACGTAAAAAACGTGAAGAACGGAGGAAATTGGAAAAAGCGAGCAAAGAGGAGAATCGGCAAGAAAACGAAGTGACGGATAACGCGCCGGAAAAGCAGGACAAGGAAGTAGACTATAACGCTTTGGACTACGAGGAGAACCAGTCGGAAGAAGACGAAGCAGTAAAGAAACAAGTGCCGAGCTTGGTTCAGTATCCACTTCCGGGAAGTTTTAATCCCAACAAAGAACAAGCGACGAGCGAGCTGAACGCGCCCCACCCAGACGAGATGATAAACAACGCGAAAAGCGAGGTGATGGCGATGGCGTTGGGCGTGCAGGTGAAGACCGGGGAGGAGTCGCCGCCGCGAGATGGTCCCATCAGCGGTTTCGACaagaaaaacaaacagaaCGAG ATCATCCAGAACAACGACCACCACACCACGAACCTGATGAAGTTGGCGGGTCAGTCGAATAACATCGCGAAGAACCGCAACTTGTCAGAAGCCAGTAAGAAAGACGCAGAGGTGCGCACAGGACGTAACAAATTCGAAACGGAGAAACCGGATAATCACAACGACGAGAACAGAGCGTCGTACAAAAACGGCGGATACCGCGAACCCAACAGACGAAGAGTCGAAAGAAGACCGTTCGACGAGCGACGACCCGTCCGGAGGCAGTTCGGAAGACGCGAAAGAGGCCGATACGTTCCCTATCCGTCCAGAGAACGCAAGTACAGAAGATCGCCTCGGAGGTCGAGGTCGAAGCACAGACAGAGGTCGCGGTCGCGCAGACATTCGCGCACCAGAAGATCCCCCAGCAAGGAGAGACCGAGGAACAGATCGAAATCGGTCACCGACGACGAGAAGAAAGCGAAGAAGCAACCGGAAAGCgacaaagaagaaaagaagGTCGATGACACGGAAGAGAAGTACAAAAAGCTTTTGATATTGCGCAAGCAGATGGAGCTGTTGGagatgaagaagaaaaaggAAGTGGAACAG aAATTGCTGGAGGAGAAGCACAGGAAGGCGAAGGAGGAGGCCGACATGTTGGAAAAGGCGAAGAAGGCGAAGAGGGAGGCGATAGAAAAGGAGAAGCTGCTGAAGACGTACAAAGTGCTGCAGGAACTGGACAAGAACAGTTCCAGCAAGTCGAAGCGGGCGCGGAGTTACAGCTCCGGCAGTTCGAGCAGTTACAGCGACAGTTCGAGTGATTCGTCGGCGAG GAAGTCGAAAAAGCGCGGGAGATCTCGATCCAGGTCGAGGAGGAAGGGGAAAAGGCGGAGCAGCTCCAGCAGCAGCGGTAGGTCCAAACGCAGAGGCTATACACCTAAGAAGAAAAGATAA
- the Moca-cyp gene encoding peptidyl-prolyl cis-trans isomerase G isoform X2, whose amino-acid sequence MTNPFCFRWQIEEKTRTGLSFSSVRLFHLSWPSLIISCHVLCYSTTQPAPHLDNVHVVFGRVVGGVDVVRQIESLPVDANSRPLQDAKIVKCGELVRQVKVKKDKKKKKEENENEEESSGDEKKKKKHKKDKKKEKKDKRHKEKADADSEEEGELKDLHPLATVTDINPEDIPDVPFNKFLMRGPQEKEKDKKFKKRKDDFRSGGVRERNRRDWDNHGFRRDRPITTKSGRMIKGRGKFRYRTPSRSRSRSGTPLHWRKEESRVIKLSEFEKLEAERKKREERRKLEKASKEENRQENEVTDNAPEKQDKEVDYNALDYEENQSEEDEAVKKQVPSLVQYPLPGSFNPNKEQATSELNAPHPDEMINNAKSEVMAMALGVQVKTGEESPPRDGPISGFDKKNKQNEIIQNNDHHTTNLMKLAGQSNNIAKNRNLSEASKKDAEVRTGRNKFETEKPDNHNDENRASYKNGGYREPNRRRVERRPFDERRPVRRQFGRRERGRYVPYPSRERKYRRSPRRSRSKHRQRSRSRRHSRTRRSPSKERPRNRSKSVTDDEKKAKKQPESDKEEKKVDDTEEKYKKLLILRKQMELLEMKKKKEVEQKLLEEKHRKAKEEADMLEKAKKAKREAIEKEKLLKTYKVLQELDKNSSSKSKRARSYSSGSSSSYSDSSSDSSARKSKKRGRSRSRSRRKGKRRSSSSSSGRSKRRGYTPKKKR is encoded by the exons ATGACCAACCCCTTCTGCTTTCGATGGCAAATAGAGGAAAAGACACGAACGGGTCTCAGTTTTTCAT CAGTACGTCTGTTCCATCTATCCTGGCCTTCGCTGATCATATCTTGTCATGTTTTGTGTTATAGTACTACACAACCGGCCCCTCATCTCGACAA TGTACATGTTGTCTTTGGACGTGTTGTCGGAGGAGTTGATGTCGTTCGTCAGATCGAATCGTTGCCAGTCGATGCGAACAGTCGTCCTTTGCAGGATGCCAAGATTGTGAAATGCGGAGAACTGGTGAGACAAGTGAAAG TTAAGAAAgataaaaagaagaagaaggaaGAAAACGAGAACGAGGAGGAATCGTCGGGTgacgaaaagaaaaagaaaaaacacaaGAAGGACaagaagaaggaaaagaaGGATAAAAGGCATAAAGA GAAAGCTGATGCGGATTCTGAGGAAGAAGGTGAGTTGAAGGATCTTCATCCGTTGGCGACAGTGACGGATATAAATCCGGAAGACATCCCAGACGTACCGTTTAATAAGTTTCTGATGAGAGGACCTCAGGAAAAAGAAAAGGATAAGAAGTTTAAGAAAAGGAAAG ATGATTTTAGAAGCGGGGGTGTGCGAGAGAGAAATCGAAGAGATTGGGACAACCACGGTTTCAGAAGAGATCGACCGATAACAACCAAAAGTGGAAGAATGATCAAGGGAAGAGGGAAATTC aGATACAGAACGCCTTCGAGAAGCAGATCGAGGAGCGGAACTCCTTTGCATTGGAGGAAAGAAGAGTCGCGCGTCATAAAACTgtccgaatttgaaaaactAGAAGCCGAACGTAAAAAACGTGAAGAACGGAGGAAATTGGAAAAAGCGAGCAAAGAGGAGAATCGGCAAGAAAACGAAGTGACGGATAACGCGCCGGAAAAGCAGGACAAGGAAGTAGACTATAACGCTTTGGACTACGAGGAGAACCAGTCGGAAGAAGACGAAGCAGTAAAGAAACAAGTGCCGAGCTTGGTTCAGTATCCACTTCCGGGAAGTTTTAATCCCAACAAAGAACAAGCGACGAGCGAGCTGAACGCGCCCCACCCAGACGAGATGATAAACAACGCGAAAAGCGAGGTGATGGCGATGGCGTTGGGCGTGCAGGTGAAGACCGGGGAGGAGTCGCCGCCGCGAGATGGTCCCATCAGCGGTTTCGACaagaaaaacaaacagaaCGAG ATCATCCAGAACAACGACCACCACACCACGAACCTGATGAAGTTGGCGGGTCAGTCGAATAACATCGCGAAGAACCGCAACTTGTCAGAAGCCAGTAAGAAAGACGCAGAGGTGCGCACAGGACGTAACAAATTCGAAACGGAGAAACCGGATAATCACAACGACGAGAACAGAGCGTCGTACAAAAACGGCGGATACCGCGAACCCAACAGACGAAGAGTCGAAAGAAGACCGTTCGACGAGCGACGACCCGTCCGGAGGCAGTTCGGAAGACGCGAAAGAGGCCGATACGTTCCCTATCCGTCCAGAGAACGCAAGTACAGAAGATCGCCTCGGAGGTCGAGGTCGAAGCACAGACAGAGGTCGCGGTCGCGCAGACATTCGCGCACCAGAAGATCCCCCAGCAAGGAGAGACCGAGGAACAGATCGAAATCGGTCACCGACGACGAGAAGAAAGCGAAGAAGCAACCGGAAAGCgacaaagaagaaaagaagGTCGATGACACGGAAGAGAAGTACAAAAAGCTTTTGATATTGCGCAAGCAGATGGAGCTGTTGGagatgaagaagaaaaaggAAGTGGAACAG aAATTGCTGGAGGAGAAGCACAGGAAGGCGAAGGAGGAGGCCGACATGTTGGAAAAGGCGAAGAAGGCGAAGAGGGAGGCGATAGAAAAGGAGAAGCTGCTGAAGACGTACAAAGTGCTGCAGGAACTGGACAAGAACAGTTCCAGCAAGTCGAAGCGGGCGCGGAGTTACAGCTCCGGCAGTTCGAGCAGTTACAGCGACAGTTCGAGTGATTCGTCGGCGAG GAAGTCGAAAAAGCGCGGGAGATCTCGATCCAGGTCGAGGAGGAAGGGGAAAAGGCGGAGCAGCTCCAGCAGCAGCGGTAGGTCCAAACGCAGAGGCTATACACCTAAGAAGAAAAGATAA